In a genomic window of Aeromicrobium panaciterrae:
- a CDS encoding zinc-binding dehydrogenase, protein MFAVYADQINPDAPLDGLVVGERPEPEVPDGWTTVTVKAASINHHDVWSLRGVGLPADRLPMILGCDAAGLDEDGNEVLVHAVISDPSWRGDETLDPKRSLLSERHQGTFAERVTVPKRNVVAKPEGLSFAEAACLPTAWLTAYRMLFTQSDLRQGDTVLVQGAGGGVATAAITLARAAGFRVYATSRDEDKRNRAVEIGAHEAFESGARLPSKVDAVIETVGAATWSHSVKSMRPGGTIVIAGATSGDAPSHAELTRIFFQQMRVHGSTMGTRDELHALAQFMDVTGTRPLIDRELPMADAAEGLASVIDGSVFGKIVLTL, encoded by the coding sequence ATGTTCGCCGTCTATGCAGACCAGATCAACCCCGACGCGCCGCTGGATGGCCTCGTCGTAGGGGAGCGCCCCGAGCCTGAGGTGCCCGACGGTTGGACGACCGTCACGGTCAAGGCCGCATCCATCAACCACCACGATGTGTGGAGCCTGCGCGGAGTCGGCCTGCCGGCTGATCGCCTCCCGATGATTCTTGGATGTGACGCTGCTGGTCTCGACGAGGACGGCAACGAGGTCCTCGTACATGCGGTCATCAGCGATCCGTCGTGGCGCGGCGACGAGACACTCGACCCCAAGAGGTCGCTGCTCTCGGAGCGTCACCAGGGAACGTTCGCCGAACGTGTCACGGTGCCGAAGCGCAACGTTGTGGCCAAGCCAGAGGGACTCTCCTTCGCCGAGGCCGCCTGCCTACCCACGGCGTGGCTGACTGCGTACCGGATGTTGTTCACCCAGTCAGATCTCAGGCAGGGCGACACCGTTCTGGTGCAGGGCGCCGGTGGCGGAGTCGCGACAGCGGCCATCACCTTGGCGCGGGCAGCTGGATTCCGCGTGTACGCGACCAGTCGCGATGAGGACAAGCGCAACCGTGCCGTCGAGATCGGTGCCCATGAAGCCTTTGAGTCCGGTGCCCGATTGCCGTCGAAGGTCGATGCCGTCATCGAGACGGTTGGAGCCGCCACGTGGTCACACTCGGTCAAGTCGATGCGCCCTGGCGGCACGATCGTGATTGCCGGTGCGACGTCGGGCGATGCCCCGTCACATGCGGAGCTGACCAGGATCTTCTTCCAGCAGATGCGCGTCCACGGCTCGACGATGGGCACCCGTGATGAGCTTCATGCGTTGGCGCAGTTCATGGACGTCACCGGCACCAGGCCGTTGATCGACCGTGAGCTCCCCATGGCGGATGCCGCCGAGGGTCTCGCATCGGTCATCGACGGAAGCGTCTTCGGCAAGATCGTCCTGACGCTCTAG
- a CDS encoding AAA family ATPase yields MNFDQPPVVRVSRSSHAELTAGEWPRTIPAAEQLLKDGLDLGPGVTFLVGENGSGKSTLVEAIAVAYGLSPEGGSAHGRHETRSTESPLHRDLQIQRGIGTGRWGFFLRAETMHGWYTYMDDYGSPTEADYHAMSHGESFLEVLNSKFDSPSFYCLDEPEAALSFRSTLTLIRVLHDIAAVGGQVLCATHSPVLASMPGARILEIGDWGIRESTWDELELVKHWKAYLDAPMRYLRHTLADD; encoded by the coding sequence GTGAACTTCGACCAGCCTCCCGTCGTACGAGTTTCTCGTAGTTCGCACGCCGAGCTCACCGCTGGCGAGTGGCCTCGGACGATTCCTGCCGCGGAGCAGCTGCTGAAGGATGGTCTCGACCTGGGGCCTGGAGTCACGTTCCTCGTAGGTGAGAACGGATCGGGCAAGTCGACTCTCGTTGAAGCGATAGCGGTTGCCTACGGGCTGTCACCCGAAGGCGGCAGCGCCCACGGCCGACACGAGACGCGAAGCACCGAGTCCCCGCTTCACCGCGACCTGCAGATTCAGCGAGGCATAGGGACGGGCCGTTGGGGCTTCTTTCTGAGGGCCGAGACCATGCACGGCTGGTACACGTACATGGACGACTACGGCTCCCCCACCGAAGCCGACTATCACGCCATGAGCCACGGCGAATCCTTCCTCGAGGTGCTCAACAGCAAATTCGACTCGCCGAGCTTCTACTGCCTCGACGAGCCCGAGGCTGCGCTTTCCTTCCGGTCGACCCTCACCCTGATCCGGGTGCTGCACGACATTGCCGCGGTGGGTGGACAGGTCCTCTGCGCGACTCACTCGCCCGTGCTCGCCTCCATGCCAGGCGCACGCATACTCGAAATCGGCGACTGGGGAATCCGCGAATCAACCTGGGACGAGCTAGAGCTCGTCAAGCACTGGAAGGCATACCTAGACGCTCCGATGCGCTATCTCCGCCACACGCTGGCGGATGACTAG
- a CDS encoding DUF6104 family protein, with protein MYFTDRGIEELQSRRGDEQVTFAWLAEQLSTFVDLNPDFEIPVERLATWLARLDDDED; from the coding sequence ATGTACTTCACCGACCGCGGGATCGAAGAGCTTCAGAGCCGGCGAGGTGACGAGCAAGTCACCTTCGCCTGGCTCGCGGAGCAGCTCAGCACGTTCGTCGATCTCAATCCCGACTTCGAGATCCCCGTCGAGCGCCTGGCCACCTGGCTGGCCCGCCTCGACGATGACGAGGATTAG
- a CDS encoding multifunctional oxoglutarate decarboxylase/oxoglutarate dehydrogenase thiamine pyrophosphate-binding subunit/dihydrolipoyllysine-residue succinyltransferase subunit — MANSSPDHTTPDFGTNQWLVEEMYERFQEDPTSVDPTWATFFEDGPPPSTNGNTPEAVAVATVTPEAPAATPAASTPAPAATAAPAAPVAPAAPAAPAAEAPAAPAKPAAPAATPEAPAAEKVGPGEVGKTVLKGAAARTVQNMDASLAVPTATSVRSMPVKLLFDNRVVINNHLARARGGKVSFTHLIGWAIVQAIKAMPAMNTGYEVDEKGKPNQLKPEHVNFGLAIDLQKPDGSRTLLVPSIKAAETLTFAQFWAAYETMVTKARNNKLEVSDFQGTTVSLTNPGGIGTNHSIPRLMQGQGVIVGVGSMEYPPEFQGASEHTLAQMAISKMMTLTSTYDHRVIQGAQSGEFLKKVHGLLLGEDEFYDNIFRALKIPYEPIRWAQDIAVSHDDEVHKQARVLELIHAFRVRGHLMADTNPLENHARSHPDLDTASHGLTLWDLDREFATGSFGNGKRFMKLREILGILRDSYSRTIGLEYMHIDDPAERAWFQERIERPHTKPPREEQLRILQKLNQAEAFETFLQTKFVGQKRFSLEGGETTVPVLDEICEAAAADALDEVCIGMAHRGRLNVLVNIAGKHASQVFREFEGNIDPRTVQGSGDVKYHLGVEGEFTSGSGDKIKVSVAANPSHLEVVDPVLEGITRAKQDRLNRGTDYPVLPVLVHGDAAFAGQGVVAETLNLSLLRGYRTGGTIHLIVNNQVGFTTSPSSSRSSQYCTDVARMIQAPIFHVNGDDPEACIRVAHLAYEYRKTFNKDIVIDLVCYRRRGHNEGDDPSFTQPLMYDTIENKKSVRKLYTEALVGRGDITLEEAEAALTDYQAQLERNFAEVKEAAADPGYSRTPDYPEKPEHSGELVTAVTPEMLKAIADSYTNVPEGFTVHPKVLPQLQRRAASITAGPIDWGTGEIIAMGSLLADGRPVRISGQDTRRGTFASRFATIIDRVNANEWTPLTNVTKDQATFYVYDSLLSEYAALGFEYGYSVARPEALTMWEAQFGDFINGAQSVVDEYISSGETKWGQKSGVVLLLPHGYEGQGPDHSSARIERFLELCADNSMTVAQPSTPASYFHLLRRQNLESEHRPLIVFTPKSMLRNKAATSQPEDFTSGTFRPVIGDDSVNTASVERVLVCSGKIAWDLFAERAKREHEASRTAIVRLEQIYPRPTAELNAEIAKFPNAREIRWVQDEPANQGPWPHIALNFMGEFDGLPLSRVSRPASSAPSVGSHARHVEEFEALMAQAFA, encoded by the coding sequence GTGGCCAACTCCTCACCAGACCACACAACCCCTGATTTTGGAACGAATCAGTGGCTCGTAGAGGAAATGTACGAACGCTTTCAAGAGGACCCGACTTCGGTCGATCCGACCTGGGCGACATTCTTCGAGGATGGCCCTCCGCCGTCGACCAACGGCAACACGCCGGAGGCCGTCGCCGTTGCCACCGTGACGCCTGAGGCGCCCGCCGCCACGCCGGCCGCTTCCACACCGGCCCCTGCAGCCACGGCGGCTCCAGCCGCCCCAGTTGCGCCTGCTGCGCCTGCTGCGCCGGCTGCCGAAGCGCCCGCAGCACCCGCCAAGCCCGCAGCTCCTGCCGCGACCCCAGAGGCGCCCGCAGCCGAGAAGGTCGGGCCCGGCGAGGTCGGCAAGACCGTCCTCAAGGGTGCAGCCGCTCGCACGGTCCAAAACATGGATGCCAGCCTCGCGGTCCCGACCGCGACAAGCGTTCGTTCGATGCCCGTCAAGTTGCTGTTCGACAACCGCGTCGTGATCAACAACCACCTGGCGCGTGCGCGTGGTGGCAAGGTCTCGTTCACACACCTCATCGGTTGGGCCATCGTCCAGGCCATCAAGGCCATGCCGGCCATGAACACCGGCTATGAAGTCGACGAGAAGGGCAAGCCCAACCAGCTCAAGCCCGAGCACGTCAACTTCGGTCTCGCGATCGATCTGCAGAAGCCCGACGGAAGCCGCACGCTCCTCGTTCCCTCGATCAAGGCCGCGGAAACGCTGACGTTCGCCCAGTTCTGGGCCGCGTACGAAACCATGGTCACCAAGGCGCGCAACAACAAGCTTGAAGTCTCCGACTTCCAGGGCACCACGGTCAGCCTGACCAACCCCGGCGGCATCGGCACCAACCACTCGATCCCTCGCCTCATGCAGGGCCAGGGCGTCATCGTCGGCGTCGGATCGATGGAGTACCCGCCCGAGTTCCAGGGCGCCTCCGAGCACACGCTCGCGCAAATGGCGATCTCCAAGATGATGACGTTGACGTCGACGTACGACCACCGCGTCATCCAGGGTGCGCAGTCCGGCGAGTTCCTCAAGAAGGTCCACGGACTGCTCCTCGGTGAAGACGAGTTCTACGACAACATCTTCCGCGCGCTCAAGATCCCGTACGAGCCCATCCGCTGGGCACAGGACATCGCCGTCAGCCACGACGACGAGGTGCACAAGCAGGCTCGCGTTCTGGAGCTCATCCACGCGTTCCGAGTGCGCGGCCACCTCATGGCCGACACCAACCCGCTCGAGAACCACGCACGCAGCCACCCCGATCTCGACACCGCGAGCCACGGGCTGACCCTGTGGGACCTCGATCGAGAGTTCGCCACCGGTTCGTTCGGCAACGGCAAGCGCTTCATGAAGTTGCGCGAGATCCTCGGCATCCTGCGCGACTCGTACTCCCGCACCATCGGCCTCGAGTACATGCACATCGACGACCCGGCCGAGCGCGCCTGGTTCCAGGAGCGCATCGAGCGCCCGCACACCAAGCCGCCGCGCGAAGAGCAGCTGCGCATCCTGCAGAAGCTCAACCAGGCCGAGGCGTTCGAGACGTTCCTGCAGACGAAGTTCGTCGGGCAGAAGCGGTTCAGCCTCGAAGGCGGCGAGACGACGGTCCCCGTCCTCGACGAAATCTGCGAGGCTGCCGCGGCCGACGCGCTCGACGAAGTCTGCATCGGCATGGCTCACCGTGGTCGCCTCAACGTCCTCGTCAACATCGCTGGCAAGCACGCCAGCCAGGTGTTCCGCGAGTTCGAGGGCAATATCGACCCGCGTACGGTCCAGGGCTCCGGCGACGTGAAGTACCACCTCGGCGTCGAGGGTGAGTTCACCTCCGGTTCCGGCGACAAGATCAAGGTCTCCGTCGCGGCCAACCCGTCGCACCTCGAGGTCGTTGACCCGGTGCTCGAGGGCATCACTCGCGCCAAGCAGGACCGTCTCAACCGCGGCACTGACTACCCGGTTCTTCCGGTCCTCGTGCACGGCGATGCCGCGTTCGCTGGCCAGGGTGTCGTAGCCGAGACGCTCAACCTGTCGCTGCTCCGCGGCTACCGCACCGGCGGCACAATCCACCTGATCGTCAACAACCAGGTCGGCTTCACGACGTCACCGTCGTCCTCGCGCTCGTCGCAGTACTGCACTGACGTCGCCCGCATGATTCAGGCGCCCATCTTCCACGTCAACGGCGACGATCCCGAAGCCTGCATCCGCGTGGCACACCTTGCGTACGAATACCGCAAGACGTTCAACAAGGACATCGTGATCGACCTCGTGTGCTACCGCCGCCGCGGTCACAACGAGGGCGACGATCCCAGCTTCACCCAACCGCTGATGTACGACACGATCGAGAACAAGAAGTCGGTGCGCAAGCTCTACACCGAAGCTCTGGTTGGTCGTGGCGACATCACGCTCGAAGAGGCCGAAGCGGCTCTGACCGACTACCAGGCACAGCTCGAGCGCAACTTTGCCGAGGTCAAGGAAGCCGCGGCCGATCCCGGCTACTCGCGTACACCTGACTACCCCGAGAAGCCTGAGCACTCCGGCGAGCTCGTCACCGCAGTCACGCCCGAGATGCTCAAGGCGATCGCGGATTCCTACACGAACGTGCCTGAGGGCTTCACGGTTCACCCCAAGGTGCTCCCGCAGCTCCAGCGTCGTGCTGCGTCGATCACCGCCGGCCCGATCGACTGGGGCACTGGCGAAATCATCGCGATGGGCTCGTTGCTTGCCGACGGCCGTCCCGTACGCATCTCCGGCCAGGACACGCGTCGAGGCACCTTCGCTTCGCGGTTCGCGACGATCATCGATCGCGTCAACGCGAACGAGTGGACGCCGCTGACCAACGTGACCAAGGATCAGGCCACGTTCTACGTCTACGACTCGCTGCTCAGCGAATACGCAGCGCTCGGATTCGAGTACGGCTACTCCGTCGCACGTCCCGAGGCGCTCACGATGTGGGAGGCGCAGTTCGGTGACTTCATCAACGGCGCTCAGTCCGTCGTCGATGAGTACATCTCCTCCGGTGAGACCAAGTGGGGCCAGAAGTCTGGCGTCGTGCTGCTTCTCCCGCACGGCTACGAAGGCCAAGGTCCCGACCACTCGTCGGCGCGTATCGAGCGCTTCCTCGAACTGTGCGCGGACAACTCGATGACTGTCGCCCAGCCGTCGACACCCGCGTCGTACTTCCACCTGCTGCGCCGCCAGAACCTCGAGAGCGAGCACCGTCCGCTGATCGTCTTCACGCCGAAGTCGATGCTCCGCAACAAGGCCGCGACCTCGCAGCCTGAGGACTTCACCAGCGGCACGTTCCGTCCGGTGATCGGCGACGATTCGGTCAACACCGCATCGGTCGAACGTGTTCTGGTCTGTTCCGGCAAGATCGCCTGGGACCTGTTCGCCGAGCGCGCCAAGCGTGAGCACGAGGCATCACGTACTGCCATCGTGCGACTCGAGCAGATCTACCCGCGCCCGACGGCCGAACTCAACGCAGAGATCGCCAAGTTCCCCAACGCGCGCGAGATCCGCTGGGTTCAGGACGAGCCCGCCAACCAGGGCCCCTGGCCGCACATCGCCCTCAACTTCATGGGCGAGTTCGACGGCCTTCCGCTGTCGCGGGTGTCGCGTCCGGCGTCGTCAGCTCCGTCTGTCGGTTCGCACGCACGCCACGTCGAGGAGTTCGAGGCGCTGATGGCGCAGGCATTCGCCTGA
- a CDS encoding winged helix DNA-binding domain-containing protein gives MKPSISGRLHAQGLDTPRFGTAIEVVRHLGCVQSQLHDMGLWAVAKRTTGLTKSDLDAAFARGDFLRTHVLRPTWHFVDPSDIHWLLTVTAPRIRQMMSSSNNTIGLSPDKLDRSAEVIVEALSDGPRTRPELGTALADAGVDPTGHLIHMAMNAEIEALVVNGPMRGKQHTYVLLDSVVTAPPAQPRDELLALIARRYARGHGPIRDKDLAWWTSLTLTDSRRALELGELRPTDIDGETYWSHDELVEAEQPAAMLLSNFDEYISYARDPGDYERFDGTAEQMMRSTGLLAIDGQLAGLWTRTIKSKAVTITVRCSPRVTTAIKRALESEAAAFGRFVEREPELQITD, from the coding sequence GTGAAGCCTTCGATCTCGGGACGCCTGCACGCGCAAGGGCTCGACACACCACGATTCGGCACGGCAATCGAGGTCGTACGACATCTCGGCTGTGTCCAGTCCCAACTGCACGACATGGGGCTGTGGGCTGTCGCCAAACGGACGACAGGACTCACGAAGTCAGACCTGGACGCCGCATTCGCGCGAGGCGACTTCCTGCGCACGCACGTGTTGCGACCGACCTGGCACTTTGTCGACCCGTCGGACATCCATTGGCTGCTCACGGTGACGGCTCCGCGGATCCGGCAAATGATGTCGTCGAGCAACAACACGATCGGACTCTCTCCGGACAAGCTCGATCGCAGTGCGGAGGTCATCGTCGAGGCCCTCTCAGACGGACCGCGTACGCGCCCCGAACTCGGGACCGCCCTTGCCGATGCAGGGGTGGATCCCACAGGTCACCTGATCCACATGGCCATGAACGCCGAGATCGAAGCACTCGTCGTCAACGGGCCGATGCGCGGCAAGCAGCACACGTACGTACTCCTCGACTCAGTCGTGACCGCTCCCCCGGCGCAACCACGGGACGAGCTGCTGGCCCTCATCGCCAGACGCTATGCCCGCGGTCACGGTCCAATCCGGGACAAGGACCTCGCCTGGTGGACCAGCCTGACGTTGACCGACAGTCGCCGGGCACTCGAGCTCGGTGAGCTGCGGCCGACAGACATTGACGGCGAGACCTACTGGTCGCACGACGAGCTGGTCGAGGCTGAGCAGCCCGCCGCGATGCTGCTGTCGAACTTCGACGAATACATCTCCTACGCCCGCGACCCAGGGGACTATGAACGGTTCGACGGCACTGCGGAACAGATGATGCGCAGCACCGGGCTCTTGGCCATCGACGGCCAGCTCGCAGGTCTGTGGACCCGAACCATCAAGTCGAAGGCGGTTACGATCACGGTCCGATGCTCACCACGCGTGACTACGGCGATCAAGCGCGCGCTGGAGTCTGAGGCGGCGGCGTTCGGCCGCTTTGTCGAGCGTGAGCCTGAGTTGCAGATCACGGACTGA
- a CDS encoding OsmC family peroxiredoxin — MPTRTARTAWDGGLQDGSGQVELTSSGLGTFDVSFPKRASEDGGGVTNPEELVGAAHSACYAMSLAAALGKVNATPHSMEVTTHVSVGMSAAGLGLTGIELVVRAEVEGIDDATFLEAAESAKINCPISKALTGVPITLDAARVTA, encoded by the coding sequence ATGCCCACACGTACAGCCCGCACCGCCTGGGACGGCGGACTGCAGGACGGTTCCGGCCAGGTTGAGCTCACCAGCTCAGGACTCGGCACGTTCGACGTGTCGTTCCCCAAGCGCGCGTCTGAGGACGGCGGTGGCGTCACCAACCCCGAGGAGCTCGTCGGTGCAGCCCATTCGGCTTGCTACGCAATGTCCCTGGCTGCCGCCCTCGGCAAGGTCAACGCAACCCCGCACTCGATGGAAGTGACGACTCACGTATCGGTCGGGATGAGCGCGGCTGGCTTGGGTCTTACGGGCATCGAGCTCGTCGTACGCGCTGAGGTCGAAGGCATCGACGATGCGACCTTCCTCGAGGCCGCGGAGTCCGCCAAGATCAACTGCCCGATCAGCAAGGCGTTGACCGGTGTGCCGATCACGCTGGACGCCGCACGCGTCACAGCCTGA
- a CDS encoding oxygenase MpaB family protein, with translation MTTTAVTEVPEIHKGVFGAALLAGTANVIMQLSWPGVGYGVKESRVLSGRIDLHPVKRQRTTLTYLSVVAYGTDEERAAYKAAVDTSHTQVFNDENSESPVKYHGMNPDLQLWVAACIYYGVEDVYRLFVGGIDPADREAVYQHSAKLGTTLQVRESMWPATREAFEEYWEKGLDQVHIDDRIRAYLMEVVRFEHLPLKLGKIFATFNTFVTTGFLPPRFRDEMQLAWTARQQKRFDRLMKVVGFVTRHSPRILREFPFNFYMRDFRRRLRKGKPLV, from the coding sequence ATGACCACGACCGCCGTCACTGAAGTCCCAGAGATCCACAAGGGAGTCTTCGGTGCAGCTCTGCTCGCCGGTACGGCCAACGTGATCATGCAGCTGTCTTGGCCTGGCGTCGGCTATGGCGTCAAGGAGAGCCGTGTGCTGTCCGGACGTATCGACCTGCACCCGGTCAAGCGACAGCGCACCACCCTGACCTACCTCTCGGTCGTCGCATACGGGACCGACGAGGAGCGAGCCGCATACAAGGCTGCCGTTGACACCTCGCATACCCAGGTTTTCAACGACGAGAACAGTGAGAGCCCGGTCAAGTACCACGGCATGAACCCAGACCTGCAGTTGTGGGTCGCGGCTTGCATCTACTACGGCGTCGAGGATGTCTACCGGCTGTTCGTTGGCGGGATCGATCCCGCTGACCGTGAGGCGGTCTATCAGCACTCGGCAAAGCTCGGTACGACTTTGCAGGTGCGCGAGTCCATGTGGCCCGCAACCCGCGAGGCGTTCGAGGAGTACTGGGAGAAGGGTCTCGACCAGGTTCACATTGACGACCGCATCCGCGCGTACCTGATGGAGGTCGTCCGGTTTGAGCACCTGCCGCTCAAGCTCGGCAAGATCTTCGCGACGTTCAACACCTTCGTCACGACGGGGTTCCTGCCGCCGCGATTCCGAGACGAGATGCAGCTGGCTTGGACAGCGCGCCAGCAGAAGAGGTTCGACCGGCTCATGAAGGTCGTCGGCTTCGTGACGCGGCACAGTCCCCGAATCCTGCGGGAGTTCCCTTTTAACTTCTACATGCGCGACTTCCGTCGCCGCCTGCGCAAGGGCAAGCCGCTCGTCTGA
- a CDS encoding N(5)-(carboxyethyl)ornithine synthase, giving the protein MSQLDLGVIAHTSKENERRLPLHPRHLERLTKAARPHVFLEEGYGRDFGYSDEELLPLVGGILPRAELIATCDVILLTKPHASDLLEMREGQTLWGWPHCVQDTELTQVAIDRKLNVIAFEAMNHWSGDGSFLLHVLHKNNELAGYCSVLQAMEIAGLTGNYGRRLSAAVIGFGATARGAVTALSAHGIHDVDIFTQRGVAAVSAPIHSARIVHFDPADSPAESRAFIDQNWVPMPALLAEHDVIVNCVLQDPNSPMSFLMNVDLPTLASGTLVVDVSCDEGMGFEWAKPTTFEEPTFTVGNGVTYYAVDHSPSYLWNSATWEISQALLPYMRTVLNGPKAWAADDTIQRAIEIRDGVIQNPAILAFQHRNEAYPHAFE; this is encoded by the coding sequence ATGAGCCAGCTCGATCTGGGCGTCATTGCCCACACCTCCAAGGAGAACGAACGGCGTCTGCCGTTGCACCCCCGCCATCTGGAGCGACTCACGAAGGCTGCCCGACCGCACGTGTTCCTCGAAGAGGGATACGGACGCGACTTCGGCTACTCCGATGAAGAGCTCCTCCCGCTTGTCGGCGGCATACTCCCCCGCGCAGAGCTGATCGCCACGTGCGACGTCATCCTGCTGACCAAGCCGCACGCGTCAGACCTGCTCGAGATGCGCGAAGGGCAGACGCTCTGGGGCTGGCCGCACTGCGTACAGGACACCGAACTGACGCAGGTGGCGATCGACCGCAAGCTCAACGTGATCGCCTTCGAGGCAATGAACCACTGGAGCGGTGACGGATCCTTCCTGCTCCATGTCCTGCACAAGAACAATGAGCTCGCTGGCTACTGCTCAGTCCTGCAGGCGATGGAGATCGCCGGCCTGACCGGTAACTACGGTCGCCGGCTCAGCGCCGCCGTCATCGGTTTTGGAGCCACAGCTCGCGGCGCGGTGACCGCGCTCAGTGCTCACGGGATCCACGACGTCGACATCTTCACCCAACGCGGCGTGGCCGCCGTGAGCGCACCGATCCATTCAGCGCGAATCGTGCACTTCGACCCGGCAGACTCACCGGCCGAGAGCCGCGCCTTCATCGACCAGAACTGGGTTCCGATGCCCGCGTTGTTGGCCGAGCATGACGTGATCGTCAACTGCGTGCTGCAGGACCCCAATTCCCCCATGTCATTCCTCATGAACGTCGATCTGCCGACGCTCGCCTCAGGCACGCTCGTCGTTGACGTCTCATGTGACGAGGGAATGGGATTCGAATGGGCCAAACCGACCACCTTTGAAGAGCCAACGTTCACGGTGGGAAACGGTGTGACCTACTACGCCGTCGACCACAGCCCGTCCTACCTCTGGAACTCCGCCACGTGGGAGATCAGCCAGGCGCTGCTGCCATATATGAGGACAGTCCTCAACGGCCCCAAGGCATGGGCCGCCGACGACACGATCCAACGCGCGATCGAGATCCGCGACGGCGTGATCCAGAACCCCGCGATCCTCGCGTTCCAGCATCGCAACGAGGCGTACCCGCACGCCTTTGAGTAG